The following proteins are co-located in the Pyricularia oryzae 70-15 chromosome 1, whole genome shotgun sequence genome:
- a CDS encoding UDP-N-acetylglucosaminyltransferase, which translates to MLPLVQMHQMVPTPPHLDPHIDHLDQISPLSNIRPGYMAQRSYQRQQPRASNQYPNANRAPTTFPIRSSQAAQSPYHSQPTGLFNLDHTQRQAEHSQHQLRRKTPSGTIDAGYDGSPAGTFGPPPLKQLIIPANSKIYPTAFVQTCSQPASINNRQMALLPASNWHYQPQNQPTNFDSQPAGWNLGQAIQPDGSHLAEGNSVPYYPQHLYGCDPRLQNVFRPAYQQKMGSTAFNPAGFTPPPVWRDTGVSDYSRQVPLSNLGYIPQNAVVDAAYMPSQQSMHHPLMGNFFGQGSSMRGSLLSGFDPDPSMAQQLQNTLPSPQGVLDQLSPNGGHLGLQGDVSTPAQFKDKALSLAHKTYATLIDHLNKTKQAHYGKSMSGLKGSSKMVVFPTVPKQLVSSLNSRQISAAHTNSSVYVSSNQPNFSYAGKFYHAAGIGPLDLPSPVNGARHSLEMLTNLCEQSGWKWIDGMLLGGCLHYGLEHYEEALDWFQRIVNLEARHVEAISNIAATLYCLNRHDEAEKHWLDAVNIRPAYLEAVEHLVGLLCSSQRSRQAVDIIGNVQQRLRMPQPGSSNCNDESTRSFPSPASASQPGFGSSGYMIPGHDNGRMLLLVHAKGNMLYALKDIEKASEAFEEVVMIAIGRKAPGIQNLIREIQAALSPRVAFNAVRATGQKPSPMLLPPEKAKRTADILFAGTRGQLPGLRYIGEGKHRTSTITTTSNSLLSLAKIFQDSMSSGGLPLGQGGQPSGVGDILALYYLSLSLQESPSTANNVGILLASVQQSSTQAEPLSAESAALVQHIPGIVRGSGLELALLYYQYGLTIDPNHVHLHTNLGSLLKDIGQLDMAIGMYERAVNCDGNFDIALTNLANAVKDRGRIHDAVMYYRRAVDANPNFAEAVCGLSTALNSVCNWKGRGGVYLYGGKFDRWHVDEDGMLRDVRQNPQGSGLMKRVTEIVKRQLNESSTWGHGTLQEAVIKILKVQLDKLVEGEFDLEAELRKWNGMVWEGSRILRLIERSTRVSMRKWYIDKYVQGRESPEGYARARLPGSLSVPTAPTVLPFHTFTCPLTAPDIRMISQRNAHRISASTLRSHWLPSTVYEPPPPPQPYLNVGYLSSDFNNHPLAHLMQSVFGLHDQSRVKAHCYATTASDKSIHRQQIEREAPVFRDVSNWSSERLVDQIARDNIHILVNLNGYTRGARNEIFAARPAPIQMSFMGFAGTLGAEWCDYLLADTTAVPPSTLRPYRRNVDVQDIFRDECDEDKGEWIYSENIIYCRDTFFCCDHAQSSDADDDRKLTWEDEQARRWKMRKEIFPNLPDDAIILGNFNQLYKIDPTTFRTWLRILSQVPKAVLWLLRFPELGECNLRNTARAWAGEKVASRIIFTDVAPKQQHISRARVCDLFLDTPECNAHTTAADILWSSTPLLTLPRYEYKMCSRMAASILKGALPKSEEGARAATELIASDEKDYEESAVRLANGLTYRPNVESGYGEGSGRLAELRKLLWDSKFGCALFDTKRWVRDLEDAYDEAWRRWVAGEGGDIYL; encoded by the exons ATGTTACCCCTAGTCCAGATGCACCAAATGGTGCCCACGCCGCCTCACCTCGATCCTCATATCGACCACCTCGACCAGATCTCGCCCTTATCGAACATTAGGCCCGGTTACATGGCCCAGCGCTCATACCAGCGTCAACAACCGCGGGCATCTAATCAGTATCCGAATGCCAACCGGGCCCCGACCACGTTTCCCATACGCAGCTCGCAGGCTGCCCAGTCACCGTACCATAGCCAGCCGACAGGTTTATTTAATCTAGACCACACCCAGCGCCAGGCGGAGCATAGCCAACACCAGCTACGGAGGAAAACTCCGAGCGGCACGATAGATGCGGGTTACGATGGGTCACCGGCCGGCACGTTCGGGCCACCACCGCTCAAACAGCTCATAATACCGGCTAACTCGAAAATCTACCCTACGGCCTTCGTGCAGACCTGTTCACAGCCCGCCAGCATCAACAATAGACAGATGGCGTTGTTGCCTGCCTCGAATTGGCATTATCAACCACAAAACCAGCCAACCAACTTCGATTCTCAGCCTGCGGGATGGAATTTGGGTCAGGCAATACAGCCCGATGGCTCCCATTTGGCGGAGGGGAATTCGGTGCCTTACTACCCTCAGCATTTATACGGCTGCGATCCAAGGTTACAAAATGTTTTTAGGCCAGCATACCAGCAGAAAATGGGCAGCACCGCTTTCAACCCTGCTGGGTTCACTCCCCCGCCCGTGTGGAGGGACACGGGAGTCTCGGACTATAGTCGCCAAGTCCCCTTGTCCAACTTAGGCTATATTCCCCAGAATGCAGTTGTCGATGCCGCCTACATGCCCAGCCAGCAATCGATGCACCACCCGCTTATGGGTAACTTTTTCGGCCAGGGCTCGTCAATGCGAGGGTCGTTACTGTCCGGATTTGATCCGGACCCTAGCATGGCGCAGCAGCTTCAAAATACTCTGCCGTCTCCTCAGGGTGTCTTGGACCAGCTTTCGCCCAACGGTGGGCATCTCGGCCTGCAAGGCGACGTGTCTACCCCCGCACAGTTCAAGGACAAAGCTCTCAGTCTCGCTCACAAAACCTACGCAACACTGATTGACCATCTGAACAAGACGAAGCAGGCCCACTATGGCAAATCCATGTCCGGTCTTAAAGGGTCCTCCAAGATGGTTGTGTTTCCCACTGTGCCGAAGCAACTTGTGTCATCTCTCAACTCGCGACAAATATCAGCTGCACATACGAACAGCAGTGTATACGTTAGCTCGAACCAACCTAATTTTTCATACGCTGGCAAGTTTTATCATGCTGCGGGTATCGGCCCCTTGGACCTACCGTCTCCTGTCAATGGCGCTAGGCATTCCCTCGAGATGCTCACCAATCTATGTGAGCAAAGTGGGTGGAAGTGGATAGATGGTATGCTCCTTGGTGGCTGTTTGCATTATGGTCTCGAACATTATGAGGAGGCTCTGGACTGGTTCCAAAGGATTGTGAATTTGGAGGCTCG TCATGTGGAAGCCATTTCAAATATTGCAGCTACCCTTTACTGCCTCAACAGGCATGATGAGGCAGAAAAGCATTGGCTTGATGCTGTCAACATTCGCCCTGCGTACCTTGAAGCAGTAGAACACCTTGTCGGACTACTATGCTCAAGTCAACGCAGCAGACAGGCTGTGGATATCATCGGCAACGTGCAGCAAAGGTTGCGTATGCCACAGCCTGGATCTTCTAATTGTAACGATGAATCTACGAGGTCTTTCCCATCTCCCGCCAGCGCAAGTCAACCAGGCTTTGGATCAAGTGGCTACATGATTCCCGGCCACGATAACGGACGCATGCTTCTATTAGTACACGCCAAAGGGAATATGCTTTACGCCCTGAAGGATATTGAAAAGGCATCGGAGGCGTTTGAGGAGGTAGTCATGATCGCCATCGGGAGGAAAGCGCCAGGAATCCAAAACCTGATACGCGAAATCCAGGCTGCATTGTCACCACGGGTGGCCTTCAACGCTGTTCGAGCCACTGGCCAGAAGCCAAGCCCTATGCTCCTGCCTCCGGAAAAGGCAAAGCGCACAGCCGACATTTTGTTTGCAGGTACCCGCGGCCAGCTTCCTGGCTTGCGCTATATCGGCGAAGGAAAGCATCGGACATCGACAATAACTACAACCAGCAACTCGTTACTATCACTGGCTAAGATTTTCCAGGACTCCATGTCGAGTGGTGGGCTGCCGCTTGGGCAGGGAGGGCAGCCTTCAGGGGTTGGCGATATCTTGGCTCTCTACTATCTGTCACTTTCGCTGCAAGAAAGCCCATCAACGGCCAACAACGTAGGTATACTGCTTGCGAGTGTTCAGCAATCGTCAACGCAGGCAGAGCCACTCTCGGCCGAGTCTGCTGCGCTCGTGCAACATATTCCCGGCATTGTCCGCGGCAGCGGACTCGAGTTGGCGCTGCTTTACTACCAATACGGTCTGACGATAGATCCGAACCACGTGCACCTGCACACGAATCTCGGTAGCCTGCTCAAGGACATTGGACAGTTAGACATGGCGATTGGAATGTATGAGCGCGCAGTTAACTGCGACGGGAACTTTGACATTGCTCTCACAAACCTGGCGAATGCTGTCAAAGATCGTGGCCGTATACATGACGCCGTCATGTACTATAGGCGCGCTGTGGACGCAAACCCGAACTTCGCCGAAGCCGTGTGCGGACTATCGACTGCACTGAATTCTGTTTGCAATTGGAAAGGCAGGGGAGGCGTCTATTTGTATGGCGGCAAGTTTGATCGCTGGCATGTGGATGAGGATGGCATGCTCAGAGACGTGCGACAGAATCCGCAGGGCAGCGGCTTGATGAAGCGTGTCACAGAAATCGTCAAGCGCCAGCTCAACGAGTCCTCAACCTGGGGCCACGGGACTTTGCAGGAAGCTGTCATCAAGATACTTAAGGTCCAGCTCGACAAGCTGGTGGAGGGGGAATTTGATCTGGAGGCCGAGCTGCGCAAATGGAATGGGATGGTGTGGGAGGGCTCCCGGATACTTCGGCTGATCGAACGGTCAACGAGGGTCTCGATGAGGAAATGGTACATTGATAAATATGTCCAGGGCAGAGAGTCGCCTGAGGGATATGCTCGGGCACGCCTACCTGGCAGCCTTTCAGTGCCAACGGCGCCAACAGTACTGCCGTTCCACACTTTCACGTGTCCTTTGACGGCTCCGGATATTCGGATGATCTCACAGCGCAATGCACATCGCATCTCTGCCTCAACACTACGCTCGCATTGGCTGCCCAGCACCGTCTACGAgcctccaccaccaccccaGCCATATCTCAATGTTGGATATCTTTCCTCGGACTTCAACAACCATCCACTGGCGCACCTGATGCAGTCTGTGTTCGGCCTTCACGACCAGTCACGCGTCAAAGCCCATTGCTATGCCACCACAGCCAGCGACAAGTCAATACACCGACAGCAGATCGAACGAGAGGCGCCAGTTTTTCGAGACGTGAGCAACTGGTCATCTGAACGTCTTGTCGACCAGATTGCGCGGGACAATATCCACATCTTGGTCAACCTGAACGGCTACACTCGCGGGGCACGTAACGAGATATTCGCTGCCCGTCCCGCCCCGATTCAGATGTCATTCATGGGCTTTGCCGGAACCCTGGGAGCAGAGTGGTGTGATTATCTACTGGCAGATACAACAGCCGTCCCACCCTCGACACTTCGGCCCTACAGGCGTAATGTCGATGTACAGGATATATTCCGCGATGAATGTGACGAAGACAAGGGCGAGTGGATATACTCGGAGAACATCATTTACTGTCGGGATACTTTCTTCTGCTGTGACCATGCGCAATCGTCTGATGCAGACGACGACAGGAAGTTGACTTGGGAAGATGAGCAGGCAAGGCGCTGGAAAATGCGCAAGGAAATATTCCCTAACTTGCCTGACGACGCCATCATCCTGGGCAACTTCAATCAACTGTACAAG ATTGACCCGACTACCTTCAGAACCTGGCTTAGGATTTTGTCTCAGGTTCCCAAGGCCGTCCTGTGGCTTCTTCGCTTCCCCGAACTCGGCGAGTGCAATTTGCGGAATACCGCCAGGGCGTGGGCGGGTGAGAAGGTAGCAAGCCGCATCATTTTTACAGATGTCGCACCTAAGCAGCAACACATCTCGCGTGCTCGTGTCTGCGATTTGTTCCTTGATACCCCTGAATGCAATGCGCACACGACAGCAGCGGACATCCTCTGGTCTAGCACGCCTCTCCTCACCTTGCCTCGATACGAGTACAAAATGTGCTCGCGCATGGCAGCTTCGATTCTCAAGGGCGCTCTCCCAAAATCAGAGGAGGGCGCTCGCGCCGCAACAGAGCTTATAGCATCCGACGAAAAGGACTATGAGGAGTCAGCAGTGAGGCTTGCCAACGGACTGACGTATCGGCCCAATGTCGAGAGTGGGTACGGCGAAGGGTCTGGCCGCCTCGCCGAGCTGAGAAAGCTTCTTTGGGACAGCAAGTTTGGCTGTGCGTTGTTTGATACCAAGCGTTGGGTGAGGGATCTAGAAGATGCCTACGACGAGGCATGGAGGCGGTGGGTGGCAGGCGAAGGCGGTGACATTTACCTATGA